The following are encoded in a window of Pseudomonas graminis genomic DNA:
- a CDS encoding PilN domain-containing protein, with the protein MARINLLPWREQQREERKKRFILALVGVLVLGVGAILLADQYLSSAIAHQNARNQFVRTEIVQLDARIKEISELKARRKQLLERMKIIQDLQGNRPIIGRIFDQMARTLPDGVYFNDVKMTGQMISISGAAESNNRVSDLLRNLDASDWLESPSLTEVKANTAAGGVDQTNTFQLTVRQTQPAVEGVKP; encoded by the coding sequence ATGGCACGGATCAACTTACTTCCCTGGCGCGAGCAGCAACGCGAGGAGCGCAAGAAGCGCTTCATTCTGGCACTGGTTGGTGTGCTGGTGCTTGGCGTAGGCGCCATTCTTTTGGCTGATCAATATTTGAGCAGTGCCATCGCCCACCAAAACGCTCGCAATCAATTTGTCAGGACCGAAATCGTCCAGCTCGATGCGCGCATCAAGGAGATCAGCGAGCTGAAGGCGCGTCGCAAGCAATTACTGGAACGGATGAAGATCATTCAGGACCTGCAGGGTAACCGGCCAATCATCGGACGCATCTTCGATCAGATGGCTCGTACCCTCCCCGATGGCGTCTATTTCAACGACGTGAAGATGACCGGACAGATGATCAGCATTTCCGGCGCTGCGGAATCCAATAACCGGGTGTCGGACCTGCTGCGGAATCTGGATGCGTCTGACTGGCTGGAGTCGCCGAGTCTGACCGAGGTCAAGGCAAACACTGCGGCGGGTGGCGTGGATCAGACCAATACCTTCCAGTTGACGGTGCGCCAGACGCAGCCAGCCGTTGAGGGGGTCAAGCCATGA
- the pilO gene encoding type 4a pilus biogenesis protein PilO, with protein MSMNDWLDSLKKIDINDLDVNNLGSWPAAVKTIAGALLLALVLAGGYFFYIQDMQTQLDQARGEETALKEQFATKAYQAANLAAYKSQMVEMENTFGALLRQLPSDTEVPGLLEDITRTGLGSGLEFEEIKLLPEEAQQFYIELPIQITVTGSYHDLATFASGVASLPRIVTLHDFEIKPLDAKSPGKLRMSILAKTYRYNDKGLQNVDTKGPTK; from the coding sequence ATGAGCATGAATGATTGGCTCGATAGCCTGAAAAAGATCGACATCAACGACCTGGACGTCAATAACCTGGGTTCATGGCCTGCTGCGGTGAAGACCATTGCCGGCGCGCTGTTGCTGGCGCTGGTACTGGCCGGTGGGTACTTCTTCTATATCCAGGACATGCAGACTCAGCTCGATCAGGCCCGTGGCGAAGAGACAGCGCTGAAAGAGCAGTTCGCGACCAAGGCTTATCAGGCTGCCAACCTCGCGGCCTACAAGAGCCAGATGGTGGAGATGGAAAACACCTTCGGCGCCTTGCTGCGGCAGTTGCCAAGCGACACCGAAGTCCCCGGCTTGCTGGAGGACATCACCCGCACCGGTCTGGGCAGCGGCCTGGAGTTCGAGGAGATCAAGTTGCTCCCCGAAGAGGCCCAGCAGTTTTATATCGAATTGCCGATCCAGATTACCGTGACAGGCAGTTACCACGACCTCGCGACCTTCGCCAGCGGCGTCGCCAGCCTGCCGCGAATCGTGACCCTGCATGACTTCGAGATCAAACCGCTGGACGCCAAGTCCCCCGGCAAGCTGCGCATGAGCATCCTTGCCAAGACCTATCGCTATAACGACAAAGGTCTTCAGAACGTCGACACGAAAGGGCCAACGAAATGA
- a CDS encoding pilus assembly protein PilP, producing the protein MRAMRWLCVGVTLMGLAGCDSSNEFDDLKQFMAEVRARPVGTIEPMPKFRPYEAFTYAAASLRSPFQPPIKIDLVNRPKGSHLVQPDPTRVKQFLEGFNIDSFEMVGTLSNETGTFALLRGAGGVHRVKVGDYLGRNDGRITAITDSAVQVMEIVPDGEGAWLERPLSISLKERS; encoded by the coding sequence ATGAGGGCGATGCGTTGGTTGTGCGTCGGCGTCACGCTGATGGGGCTCGCGGGTTGCGACAGCTCAAACGAATTTGACGATCTCAAGCAGTTCATGGCCGAGGTGCGCGCGCGGCCTGTTGGTACCATCGAGCCGATGCCCAAGTTCCGGCCGTATGAAGCCTTTACGTATGCGGCGGCCAGTTTGCGCAGTCCGTTTCAGCCGCCGATCAAGATCGATCTGGTCAACCGTCCAAAGGGCTCGCACTTGGTGCAGCCTGATCCGACGCGGGTCAAGCAGTTCCTCGAAGGCTTCAACATCGATTCCTTCGAAATGGTTGGCACGTTGAGCAATGAAACCGGCACGTTCGCGCTGCTTCGCGGGGCGGGTGGGGTGCATCGAGTGAAAGTGGGCGATTACCTGGGGCGTAACGATGGCCGGATCACGGCGATCACCGACTCGGCGGTGCAAGTGATGGAAATCGTTCCGGACGGAGAGGGGGCGTGGCTGGAGCGCCCGCTCAGCATCTCTCTCAAGGAGCGCTCATGA
- the pilQ gene encoding type IV pilus secretin PilQ, with protein sequence MNRILSIIGLSLGMAMLSPVVQAANLKTLDVAALPGDRVELKLSFDGPVAAPRGYTTEQPARIALDLPGVTSQLAIKSRDLGSGNAHSVVVVEAKDRTRVIINLTTLAPYSSRVDGNNLFVVVGQGAAAAQGSQPSTATGAARVSVPSGPAAQSKPVARSYAPGPRSVKNVDFQRGELGEGNVIIELSDTGIAPDIQEQGGKIRVDFAKTQLPEPLRVRLDVKDFATPVQFVNSSATGDKASISIEPSGAFDYSAYQTDNKLTISVRPLTNEDQERRNSEKLVYTGEKLSLNFQDIDVRSVLQLIADFTNLNLVASDTVQGGITLRLQNVPWDQALDLVLKTKGLDKRKIGNVLLVGPADEIAARERQELESLKQISELAPLRRELLQVNYAKAADIAKLFQSVTSAESKTDERGSITVDERTNNIIAYQTQDRLDELRRIVSQLDIPVRQVMIEARIVEANVDYDKALGVRWGGSSNRGNFTTGGSGTVTGAAATNGPYVDMGVTDATSSIGLGFLTNNTILDLELTAMEKSGNGEVVSQPKVVTSDKETAKILKGTEVPYQEASSSGATSVSFKEASLSLEVTPQITPDNRIIMEVKVTKDEPDYVNTVLGVPPIKKNEVNAKVLVADGETIVIGGVFSNTQSKVVDKVPFLGDVPYVGRLFRRDVVSESKSELLVFLTPRIMNNQAIAVSR encoded by the coding sequence ATGAACAGGATTCTTTCGATTATCGGCCTGTCGCTAGGGATGGCGATGCTTTCACCGGTTGTCCAGGCGGCTAACCTCAAGACGCTGGATGTCGCCGCATTGCCGGGGGATCGAGTCGAATTGAAACTGTCCTTCGACGGTCCGGTGGCGGCGCCTCGCGGCTACACCACCGAGCAGCCGGCGCGCATCGCGCTGGACTTGCCGGGCGTGACCAGCCAGTTGGCGATCAAGAGCCGTGACCTGGGTTCAGGCAATGCCCACAGCGTAGTGGTCGTCGAAGCCAAGGACCGCACGCGCGTGATCATCAACCTCACCACACTCGCGCCGTACAGCTCGCGTGTCGACGGCAACAACCTGTTCGTGGTCGTGGGGCAGGGCGCTGCCGCGGCCCAGGGCTCGCAGCCGAGCACTGCCACAGGCGCAGCGCGAGTGAGTGTGCCGAGCGGACCTGCCGCGCAATCGAAACCCGTTGCCCGCTCGTATGCGCCGGGCCCACGGTCGGTAAAAAACGTCGACTTCCAGCGTGGAGAGTTGGGTGAAGGCAACGTCATCATTGAATTGAGCGACACCGGCATTGCGCCCGATATTCAGGAGCAGGGGGGCAAGATCCGCGTTGATTTCGCCAAAACGCAACTGCCTGAACCGCTGCGCGTGCGTCTGGATGTGAAGGATTTCGCGACCCCGGTGCAGTTCGTCAATTCCAGCGCCACAGGTGACAAGGCCAGCATCTCCATCGAGCCGTCCGGCGCGTTTGATTACTCCGCCTACCAGACCGACAACAAGCTGACCATTAGCGTGCGTCCCCTGACCAACGAAGATCAGGAGCGCCGCAACTCGGAGAAACTGGTCTACACCGGCGAGAAACTGTCGCTGAATTTCCAGGACATCGACGTGCGTTCGGTGCTTCAACTGATCGCCGACTTCACCAACCTCAATCTCGTGGCGAGCGACACCGTTCAAGGCGGCATCACCCTGCGCCTGCAGAACGTGCCGTGGGATCAGGCGCTGGATCTGGTGCTCAAGACCAAAGGCCTGGATAAGCGCAAGATCGGTAACGTTTTGCTGGTCGGTCCTGCTGATGAGATCGCCGCTCGCGAGCGCCAGGAGCTGGAATCCCTGAAGCAGATTTCCGAGCTTGCCCCCCTGCGTCGCGAGTTGCTGCAAGTGAACTACGCCAAGGCCGCCGACATCGCCAAGCTGTTCCAGTCGGTGACCAGCGCTGAATCGAAGACCGACGAGCGCGGTTCGATCACCGTCGATGAGCGCACCAACAACATCATTGCCTACCAGACTCAGGATCGTCTCGACGAGTTGCGCCGCATCGTGTCGCAGCTGGACATCCCGGTGCGCCAGGTGATGATCGAGGCCCGTATCGTCGAAGCCAACGTCGATTACGACAAGGCCCTTGGCGTGCGCTGGGGCGGGTCGAGCAACAGAGGCAATTTCACCACCGGCGGCAGCGGCACCGTGACGGGCGCAGCAGCGACCAACGGTCCCTATGTCGACATGGGCGTGACCGATGCCACCTCGTCTATCGGTCTGGGCTTTCTGACCAACAACACGATTCTTGATCTTGAGCTGACGGCCATGGAGAAGAGCGGCAACGGCGAAGTGGTCTCGCAGCCGAAGGTCGTTACGTCGGACAAGGAAACCGCGAAAATTCTGAAAGGTACGGAAGTGCCTTATCAGGAAGCGAGCTCCAGCGGCGCGACGTCGGTGTCATTCAAAGAGGCCTCGCTGTCGCTGGAAGTGACCCCGCAGATCACCCCTGACAACCGCATCATCATGGAGGTCAAGGTCACGAAGGATGAGCCGGACTACGTGAATACCGTGCTGGGCGTGCCGCCGATCAAGAAAAACGAAGTCAACGCCAAGGTGCTGGTGGCCGATGGCGAGACCATCGTAATTGGTGGCGTGTTCTCGAATACGCAGAGTAAAGTCGTCGACAAGGTGCCATTTTTGGGCGATGTGCCGTATGTTGGCCGCCTTTTCCGGCGCGATGTGGTTTCGGAGTCAAAATCCGAGCTGTTGGTGTTTCTCACTCCGCGTATCATGAATAACCAGGCGATTGCTGTGAGTCGTTGA
- the aroK gene encoding shikimate kinase AroK produces MRNLILVGPMGAGKSTIGRLLAKELRLPFKDSDKEIELRTGANIPWIFDKEGEAGFRDREQAMIAELSALDGVVVATGGGAVMREENRRALHAGGRVVYLHASVEQQVGRTSRDRNRPLLRTADPARVLRELLAIRDPLYREIADVIIETDERPPRMVVIDILALLAELPPR; encoded by the coding sequence GTGCGAAATTTAATTCTTGTGGGGCCGATGGGGGCGGGCAAAAGCACCATCGGTCGCTTGCTGGCCAAAGAGCTTCGACTGCCGTTCAAGGATTCCGACAAGGAAATCGAGCTGCGAACGGGCGCCAATATTCCCTGGATCTTCGACAAGGAAGGCGAAGCGGGTTTTCGTGATCGCGAACAGGCGATGATCGCCGAGCTCTCCGCACTGGACGGCGTAGTCGTGGCCACCGGCGGTGGTGCAGTCATGCGCGAAGAAAACCGCCGCGCGCTCCACGCCGGTGGTCGGGTGGTGTATTTGCATGCATCGGTTGAGCAGCAGGTGGGCCGCACCTCGCGTGATCGCAATCGCCCCTTGCTGCGCACCGCTGATCCGGCGCGGGTGCTGCGCGAACTGTTGGCCATCCGCGATCCGCTGTACCGCGAGATCGCCGATGTCATCATCGAAACCGATGAGCGGCCGCCGCGAATGGTGGTTATCGACATCCTCGCCCTGCTGGCCGAGCTTCCTCCCCGTTAA
- the aroB gene encoding 3-dehydroquinate synthase, giving the protein MQTLKVELGERSYPIHIGEGLLDQPELLKPYIAGKQVAIISNATVAPLYMDRLTRSLAGYSVLPIVLPDGEAFKNWETLQTIFDALLTARHDRRTTVIALGGGVIGDMAGFAAACYQRGVEFIQVPTTLLSQVDSSVGGKTGINHPLGKNMVGAFYQPNAVLIDTLSLNTLPERELSAGLAEVIKYGLICDEPFLTWLEENVDKLRGLDQAALTTAIERSCAAKAAVVGADERESGVRATLNLGHTFGHAIETHMGYGVWLHGEAVAAGTVMALEMSARLGWISEQERDRGIRIFQRAGLPVVPPEDMTPEHFLEHMAVDKKVIDGRLRLVLLRRIGEAVITDEYPQEVLQATLVADYRALVHQLRG; this is encoded by the coding sequence ATGCAGACACTCAAGGTCGAGCTTGGCGAACGCAGCTACCCGATCCATATCGGCGAAGGCTTGCTGGATCAGCCCGAGTTGCTCAAGCCGTACATTGCCGGAAAACAGGTGGCGATCATTTCCAATGCCACCGTCGCGCCGCTGTACATGGACCGCCTCACCCGATCCCTTGCCGGTTACAGCGTCTTGCCGATCGTGCTTCCCGACGGTGAAGCCTTCAAGAACTGGGAAACCCTGCAAACCATCTTCGACGCGCTGCTCACCGCGCGCCATGACCGCCGCACCACTGTGATTGCGCTGGGCGGCGGCGTTATCGGTGACATGGCCGGCTTTGCGGCGGCCTGTTACCAGCGCGGCGTTGAATTCATTCAAGTGCCGACCACGCTGCTGTCCCAGGTCGATTCGTCGGTCGGTGGCAAAACTGGCATCAATCACCCGCTGGGCAAAAACATGGTCGGCGCGTTCTATCAGCCCAATGCGGTGCTGATCGATACGTTGTCGCTGAACACCCTGCCTGAGCGCGAGCTGTCCGCCGGTCTTGCCGAGGTCATCAAATACGGTTTGATCTGTGACGAACCGTTCCTGACGTGGCTCGAAGAGAACGTGGACAAGCTGCGCGGGCTGGATCAGGCCGCGCTGACCACGGCGATCGAGCGTTCGTGCGCTGCCAAGGCTGCAGTCGTTGGCGCCGATGAGCGCGAGTCCGGCGTGCGTGCCACACTGAACCTCGGCCACACTTTCGGCCACGCCATCGAAACCCACATGGGCTACGGCGTGTGGCTGCACGGCGAGGCGGTGGCCGCAGGCACGGTGATGGCGCTGGAGATGTCGGCGCGTCTGGGCTGGATCAGCGAGCAGGAACGTGACCGCGGCATTCGTATTTTCCAGCGCGCCGGCTTGCCGGTGGTTCCGCCGGAAGACATGACGCCCGAGCACTTCCTCGAGCACATGGCGGTGGACAAGAAGGTCATTGACGGTCGTCTGCGTCTGGTGCTGTTGCGTCGCATCGGTGAAGCAGTAATAACTGACGAATATCCACAAGAAGTACTACAGGCCACACTGGTCGCGGACTACCGCGCCTTGGTGCATCAGCTTAGAGGTTAA
- a CDS encoding SPOR domain-containing protein, whose protein sequence is MTSLHADEAFLGHYQLSHDPFATRVPGFKFFPAQRKPVLGQLHHLARYSQLLLVVTGPQGSGKTLLRQALVASTNKQSVQSVVVSARGAGDATGVLRQVAQALNVAQAEMRPILAQVVQLALTGQEVYILVDDAEQLGESALEALLGLAAGTPEGRPHVFLFGEASIIDRLDQLCAESGTEEERFHVIELAPYTEEETREYLAQRLDGAGQGVELFSAAQITDIHEQSGGWPGAINQVARDSMIEAMIASRSAVKRPSMGFKMPKKHVLALGGVVVAAVLAAWLIPGRSNAPSTAPANSQAQLPLGQGQAPAQQSNNGGPAIEFAGNSQPMPLPMNGSQPATRAPLAEAAGSGEGDGEDGGPAANQSLQPPTVTTTAPPAGATASPAPTMAQQPVPATRPAPAAKPTPAPAPAAKPAPAPTQVATAKPTPAPAAKPAAAAAASGAAGSGWYAGQAPTHYVVQILGTSSEATAQSYVKEQGGEYRYFKKTLQGKPLFVVTYGSFADRNAALTAIKALPEKVQAGKPWPRTVGSIQQELAAAR, encoded by the coding sequence ATGACTAGTTTGCACGCCGATGAGGCCTTCCTCGGTCATTACCAGTTGAGTCATGACCCCTTTGCAACGCGGGTTCCCGGCTTCAAATTCTTCCCGGCACAGCGCAAGCCTGTGCTGGGTCAGTTGCATCATCTCGCGCGATACAGCCAGCTGTTGTTGGTCGTCACGGGGCCTCAGGGCAGTGGCAAAACACTGTTGCGTCAGGCACTGGTGGCGAGCACCAACAAGCAGTCGGTGCAGAGCGTTGTGGTGTCCGCGCGTGGCGCAGGTGATGCGACGGGCGTGTTGCGTCAGGTTGCCCAGGCGCTGAACGTCGCTCAAGCGGAAATGCGCCCGATCCTGGCGCAAGTCGTGCAGTTGGCGCTGACCGGTCAGGAAGTCTACATCCTGGTGGACGATGCCGAACAACTGGGCGAATCCGCACTCGAAGCGTTGTTGGGATTGGCAGCAGGCACCCCGGAAGGGCGTCCGCATGTCTTCCTGTTCGGCGAGGCTTCGATCATTGATCGCCTGGATCAGCTGTGCGCCGAGAGCGGTACCGAGGAAGAGCGCTTCCACGTTATCGAGCTCGCGCCGTATACCGAAGAAGAAACCCGTGAGTATCTGGCTCAGCGTCTCGACGGCGCAGGGCAGGGCGTGGAGTTGTTCAGCGCCGCACAGATCACTGATATCCACGAGCAGTCCGGTGGGTGGCCAGGCGCGATCAACCAGGTCGCGCGCGATTCGATGATCGAAGCCATGATTGCCAGCCGCTCTGCGGTCAAGCGTCCAAGTATGGGGTTCAAAATGCCTAAGAAACACGTGTTGGCTTTGGGTGGGGTTGTTGTTGCAGCCGTTCTCGCGGCGTGGCTGATTCCAGGCCGCAGCAACGCACCTTCCACTGCACCTGCCAACTCTCAGGCGCAACTGCCTCTGGGTCAGGGCCAGGCGCCTGCGCAACAATCGAACAACGGTGGCCCGGCCATCGAATTCGCCGGTAACTCGCAGCCTATGCCTTTGCCGATGAACGGCTCGCAACCGGCGACCCGCGCGCCGCTGGCTGAAGCCGCAGGCTCGGGCGAAGGTGATGGCGAAGATGGAGGCCCTGCGGCTAATCAGTCGCTGCAGCCACCGACCGTGACCACCACTGCGCCACCGGCGGGTGCGACGGCGAGTCCTGCTCCGACCATGGCTCAGCAGCCGGTTCCGGCAACGCGCCCTGCACCGGCGGCCAAGCCAACGCCTGCTCCGGCGCCTGCCGCGAAGCCTGCGCCAGCGCCGACTCAGGTGGCCACCGCCAAACCTACCCCGGCCCCTGCGGCCAAACCAGCTGCGGCAGCTGCAGCGTCCGGCGCTGCGGGCAGTGGCTGGTACGCAGGTCAGGCACCGACGCATTATGTGGTGCAGATCCTCGGCACCAGCTCCGAAGCCACCGCGCAGAGCTACGTGAAAGAGCAAGGCGGTGAATACCGATACTTCAAGAAAACCCTGCAGGGCAAGCCCCTGTTTGTGGTCACTTACGGCAGCTTCGCCGACCGCAACGCGGCACTGACCGCTATCAAGGCCTTGCCAGAGAAGGTTCAGGCTGGTAAACCTTGGCCTCGTACTGTCGGCAGTATCCAACAGGAACTCGCCGCCGCTCGCTGA